The following are encoded in a window of Poecile atricapillus isolate bPoeAtr1 chromosome 3, bPoeAtr1.hap1, whole genome shotgun sequence genomic DNA:
- the LOC131577979 gene encoding extracellular matrix organizing protein FRAS1-like → MTELIDVCGGSVTADFQVRDSAQSFLTVHVPLSVSYVCVTAPRGWASLEHRTEMEFSFFYDTVLWRTGIQTDSVLSARLQIIPIYIREDGRLVSEFKTQAKFRGEGSDPGRDTEQGHTELCSDGTGSGTSPCPCREPLWPCEVGPLRALPPVTSLSSPSAVCHGAPQPARCQVLLENSRAPGRHRI, encoded by the exons ATGACCGAGTTAATTGATGTCTGTGGGGGCTCTGTCACCGCTGACTTCCAG GTAAGGGACTCTGCCCAGTCCTTCCTGACAGTCCACGTCCCTCTCTCCGTGTCCTACGTCTGTGTGACGGCACCGAGGGGCTGGGCTTCCCTGGAGCACCGCACCGAGATGGAGTTCTCCTTCTTCTACGACACCGTTCTCTGGAGGACAG GGATCCAGACGGACAGCGTGCTCTCGGCCCGCCTGCAGATAATCCCCATCTACATCCGCGAGGACGGACGGCTGGTCAGCGAGTTCAAGACGCAGGCCAAGTTCAGAGGTGAGGGCAGTGatcctggcagggacacagagcagggtcacacagagctctgctctgacgGCACAGGCAGCGGAAcgagtccctgtccctgccgggAGCCCCTCTGGCCCTGCGAGGTGGGGCCTCTCCGCGCTCTGCCTCCCGTCACCTCCTTGTCCTCCCCCAGCGCTGTTTGTCACGGAGCACCACAGCCTGCCAGATGTCAGGTCCTCTTGGAGAACTCCAGAGCACCTGGGAGGCATCGAATttga